The following coding sequences lie in one Arabidopsis thaliana chromosome 3, partial sequence genomic window:
- the SINAT2 gene encoding uncharacterized protein (seven in absentia of Arabidopsis 2), translating into MAPGGSALKEVMESNSTGMDYEVKTAKVEVNNNKPTKPGSAGIGKYGIHSNNGVYELLECPVCTNLMYPPIHQCPNGHTLCSNCKLRVQNTCPTCRYELGNIRCLALEKVAESLEVPCRYQNLGCHDIFPYYSKLKHEQHCRFRPYTCPYAGSECSVTGDIPTLVVHLKDDHKVDMHDGCTFNHRYVKSNPHEVENATWMLTVFNCFGRQFCLHFEAFQLGMAPVYMAFLRFMGDENEAKKFSYSLEVGAHGRKLTWQGIPRSIRDSHRKVRDSQDGLIIPRNLALYFSGGDRQELKLRVTGRIWKEE; encoded by the exons ATGGCTCCTGGAGGCAGTGCTTTGAAAGAAGTCATGGAATCTAATTCAACGGGAATGGATTACGAGGTTAAAACGGCAAAAGTGGAAGTTAATAATAACAAACCTACAAAGCCAGGGAGTGCAGGGATTGGAAAATATGGGATCCATTCGAACAATGGTGTTTACGAGCTTCTTGAATGTCCCGTCTGTACAAATTTAATGTACCCTCCAATTCATCAG TGTCCGAATGGCCACACATTATGTTCAAACTGCAAACTGAGAGTGCAGAACACATGCCCTACATGTCGCTACGAGCTTGGTAACATAAGATGCTTAGCTCTTGAGAAAGTTGCAGAGTCTTTGGAAGTTCCATGCCGGTACCAAAATTTGGGGTGTCATGACATTTTCCCTTACTACAGCAAGCTTAAGCACGAGCAGCATTGCAGGTTTAGGCCTTACACTTGCCCTTATGCTGGTTCTGAGTGTTCGGTTACAGGTGATATCCCTACACTTGTCGTTCATCTCAAAGATGATCATAAAGTCGATATGCATGACGGATGCACCTTCAACCACCGTTATGTAAAGTCAAATCCACATGAGGTCGAAAATGCTACATGGATGCTTACG GTGTTCAACTGTTTTGGGAGACAGTTCTGTTTACACTTCGAGGCGTTCCAGCTGGGAATGGCTCCAGTGTACATGGCATTCCTTCGTTTTATGGGAGATGAGAACGAGGCGAAGAAGTTCAGTTACAGCTTGGAAGTAGGAGCTCATGGACGGAAATTAACATGGCAAGGGATCCCTAGAAGCATCCGTGACAGTCACAGGAAAGTCCGGGACAGTCAAGACGGACTCATCATCCCAAGGAACCTCGCACTCTACTTCTCTGGAGGTGATAGGCAAGAACTCAAGTTGAGAGTGACTGGACGAATCTGGAAAGAGGAGTAA
- a CDS encoding uncharacterized protein (unknown protein; BEST Arabidopsis thaliana protein match is: unknown protein (TAIR:AT2G41960.1); Has 13384 Blast hits to 8116 proteins in 546 species: Archae - 41; Bacteria - 766; Metazoa - 5596; Fungi - 1431; Plants - 589; Viruses - 46; Other Eukaryotes - 4915 (source: NCBI BLink).), whose product MMPGLAQRNNDQYSFGFWSKEIDGVSYNQLQKFWSELSPKARQELLKIDKQTLFEQARKNMYCSRCNGLLLEGFLQIVMHGKSLHPEGSLGNSPCNKSGGSKYQYDCNAVVSNGCADEMQDPSVHPWGGLTTTRDGSLTLLDCYLYAKSLKGLQNVFDSAPARERERELLYPDACGGGGRGWISQGIASFGRGHGTRETCALHTARLSCDTLVDFWSALSEDTRQSLLRMKEEDFMERLRYRFDSKRFCRDCRRNVIREFKELKELKRMRREPRCTTWFCVANTTFQYEVSIDSVKADWRETFSENAGKYHHFEWAIGSGEGKCDILKFENVGMNGRVQVNGLNLRGLNSCYITLRAYKLDGRWSEVSAKAHALKGQNCVHGRLVVGDGFVSIKRGESIRRFFEHAEEAEEEEDEDMMDKDGNELDGECSRPQKHAKSPELAREFLLDAATVIFKEQVEKAFREGTARQNAHSIFVCLTLKLLEQHLHVACKEIITLEKQVKLLEEEEKEKREEEERKEKKRSKEREKKLRKKERLKEKDKGKEKKNPECSDKDMLLNSSREEEDLPNLYDETNNTINSEESEIETGYADLSPPGSPDVQERQCLDGCPSPRAENHYCDRPDRDIKDLEDENVYFTNDHQKPVHQNARYWKEVQSDNALRWSDKRRYSDNASFVSRSEARYRNDRLEVPSRGFNGSNRQLRVNASKTGGLNGIKSHEKFQCCDNRISERFDFSSCSCKPSCEYRAKVEPKTAGSRSTREPKTISNSDSALDASKPVFQGNRYTQPDYTRELRLKSKVGVGPNPSTTRDSLHSKQVWEPMEPKKYPRSNSYSEVTVRCSTFKAEEIEDAIVAENSSDLLSQCKVTEKLDNIKLKDENSMESGETKNGWHLKDPMMSSTSSSDNCSSCLSEGESNTVSSNNGNTESSSTSDSEDASQQSEGRESIVVGTQNDILIPDTTGKSKIPETPIVVTGNNMDNNSNNNMVHGLVDVQPQGGMFPHLLTQNLQYPVFQTASPMGYFHQAPPVSWPTGPANGLIPFPHPNPYLYTGPLGYSMNGDPPLCLQYGSPLNHAATPFFNPGPVPVFHPFSKTNTEDQAQNLEPPLELNCLAPPETQTVNEDSFSLFHFSGPVGLSTGSKSKPAHSKDGILRDVVGNIYTKAKESKEVEEYNLFATGNGLRFSLF is encoded by the exons ATGATGCCGGGTTTAGCGCAGAGGAATAATGACCAATACTCTTTTGGCTTCTGGTCAAAGGAAATCGATGGTGTCAGCTATAATCAGCTCCAAAAG TTCTGGAGTGAGCTGTCACCGAAAGCTAGGCAGGAACTCCTTAAGATTGACAAACAGACTTTGTTTGAGCAAGCTCGTAAGAACATGTATTGTTCCAGATGCAATGGTCTGCTTCTCGAAGGTTTCTTGCAGATTGTTATGCATGGGAAGTCCTTGCATCCGGAGGGATCATTAGGGAATTCTCCTTGCAACAAATCAGGGGGATCCAAATATCAATATGACTGTAACGCAGTTGTTAGTAACGGATGTGCGGATGAGATGCAAGATCCGTCTGTTCATCCGTGGGGAGGTCTCACCACAACACGTGATGGGTCGCTTACGCTTCTTGATTGCTATTTGTATGCAAAGTCTCTCAAAGGACTTCAAAAT GTGTTTGACAGTGCCCCTGCTCGAGAAAGGGAACGTGAGTTGCTATATCCTGATGCTTGTGGTGGTGGAGGCCGGGGATGGATAAGTCAAGGAATCGCTAGCTTTGGTAGAGGGCATGGAACAAGAGAAACGTGTGCTCTACATACTGCAAGGCTTTCTTGTGATACACTGGTGGATTTCTGGTCCGCACTCAGTGAGGATACTCGACAATCTCTTTTGAGGATGAAAGAAGAGGATTTTATGGAGAGACTGAGGTACAG ATTCGACAGCAAGAGATTTTGTAGAGACTGCAGACGAAACGTTATTCGTGAGTTCAAAGAGCTTAAGGAACTGAAACGAATGCGGAGAGAACCTCGGTGTACCACATGGTTTTGTGTTGCCAATACAACATTCCAATATGAG GTATCCATTGATTCGGTGAAAGCAGACTGGCGGGAAACTTTTTCTGAGAATGCTGGAAAGTACCATCACTTTGAGTGGGCAATTGGATCCGGAGAAGGAAAATGTGATATCCTCAAGTTTGAAAATGTTGGCATGAATGGGAGAGTTCAAGTCAATGGCCTAAACCTTCGTGGTTTAAATTCATGCTACATTACCCTTAGAGCTTATAAATTAGATGGCCGCTGGTCTGAAGTATCCGCCAAAGCCCATGCATTAAAAGGTCAAAACTGTGTTCACGGCAGGCTAGTAGTTGGGGATGGCTTTGTTTCAATCAAGAGAGGTGAAAGCATCCGAAGGTTTTTTGAGCATGCTGAAGaggctgaggaagaagag GATGAAGACATGATGGACAAAGATGGGAATGAGCTCGATGGGGAATGCTCTCGTCCACAAAAGCATGCAAAAAGTCCAGAACTTGCTCGAGAGTTTCTATTAGATGCTGCAACAGTTATTTTTAAAGAACAG GTTGAAAAAGCATTCAGGGAGGGAACCGCTCGGCAAAATGCACATAGTATCTTTGTATGTCTTACATTGAAACTATTAGAACAACATTTACATGTTGCCTGCAAGGAAATTATTACCTTGGAGAAACAG GTGAAACttcttgaggaagaagagaaagaaaagcgTGAAGAAGAGGAgcggaaggagaagaaaagatccAAAGAGAGGGAGAAAAAACTTCGCAAAAAGGAGAGATTGAAGGAAAAAGACAAAggcaaggagaagaaaaaccCTGAATGTAGCGATAAAGACATGCTGCTGAATTCAtcaagggaagaagaagatcttccAAACCTTTATGATGAGACGAACAATACCATAAACAGCGAGGAGTCAGAAATTGAAACGGGGTATGCAGATTTGTCTCCACCTGGTTCTCCTGATGTTCAAGAAAGACAGTGTTTGGATGGTTGCCCTTCTCCAAGAGCGGAAAACCACTACTGTGACAGACCTGACAGAGATATTAAAGATCTTGAAGATGAGAATGTGTACTTTACAAATGATCATCAAAAACCTGTTCACCAGAACGCAAGATATTGGAAAGAAGTGCAGTCTGATAATGCTTTGAGGTGGTCAGATAAACGCAGATATTCAGATAATGCTTCTTTTGTCAGTAGGTCAGAGGCAAGATACCGTAATGATAGATTAGAAGTGCCTTCAAGGGGATTCAATGGGTCAAACAGACAGTTAAGAGTGAATGCTTCAAAGACTGGTGGCCTGAATGGTATCAAGTCTCATGAGAAGTTTCAATGTTGCGACAACAGAATCAGTGAGAGGTTTGACTTCAGTTCTTGCAGTTGCAAACCAAGTTGTGAATATCGGGCAAAAGTAGAACCTAAAACCGCTGGATCCAGAAGCACGCGAGAACCAAAAACCATATCCAATTCGGACTCTGCTCTTGATGCCTCCAAGCCAGTGTTCCAAGGCAACAGGTATACTCAACCAGACTATACTCGTGAGTTAAGACTTAAAAGCAAGGTTGGAGTTGGTCCAAATCCTTCTACTACTAGAGATTCACTACATTCAAAACAAGTTTGGGAGCCCATGGAGCCAAAGAAGTACCCACGAAGCAACTCGTACTCTGAAGTAACAGTTAGATGTTCAACATTTAAGGCTGAAGAGATAGAAGACGCTATCGTTGCTGAGAATTCATCTGACCTTTTGTCTCAATGTAAGGTTACAGAGAAGTTGGATAATATCAAGCTTAAAGATGAAAACAGCATGGAGTCCGGGGAAACAAAGAATGGGTGGCATTTGAAAGATCCTATGATGAGTAGTACATCGAGTTCAGACAATTGCTCGTCATGCCTGAGCGAGGGAGAGAGCAATACGGTTTCGTCAAACAACGGAAACACTGAATCCTCCTCCACATCTGATTCTGAAGACGCCAGTCAGCAATCTGAAGGAAGAGAGAGTATAGTTGTTGGTACACAGAACGATATCCTCATACCAGATACTACTGGGAAGAGTAAAATTCCGGAAACTCCTATAGTAGTAACTGGGAACAACATGGATAATAACAGTAACAATAATATGGTACATGGTCTTGTTGATGTGCAACCACAAGGAGGCATGTTCCCTCATTTGCTAACCCAGAATCTACAGTATCCCGTTTTCCAGACTGCTTCACCAATGGGCTACTTCCATCAAGCACCACCAGTCTCTTGGCCCACGGGTCCAGCCAATGGATTGATTCCATTCCCTCACCCTAATCCTTATCTATACACAGGTCCGCTCGGATATAGTATGAACGGAGATCCCCCGCTGTGCTTGCAGTACGGTAGCCCATTGAATCATGCGGCAACTCCCTTCTTCAACCCTGGGCCAGTTCCAGTGTTCCATCCATTTTCCAAAACCAACACCGAGGACCAAGCTCAGAATCTTGAGCCGCCACTGGAACTAAACTGTTTGGCTCCACCGGAAACACAGACCGTAAATGAAGACAGCTTCTCCTTATTCCATTTCAGTGGACCTGTAGGTCTTTCCACTGGAAGTAAGTCGAAGCCTGCTCATTCCAAAGACGGGATTTTGCGCGACGTTGTTGGAAATATCTATACGAAAGCGAAAGAGAGCAAAGAGGTTGAAGAGTATAACTTATTTGCAACTGGCAATGGCCTGAGGTTTTCGTTATTCTAA
- the SINAT2 gene encoding uncharacterized protein (seven in absentia of Arabidopsis 2), whose amino-acid sequence MAPGGSALKEVMESNSTGMDYEVKTAKVEVNNNKPTKPGSAGIGKYGIHSNNGVYELLECPVCTNLMYPPIHQCPNGHTLCSNCKLRVQNTCPTCRYELGNIRCLALEKVAESLEVPCRYQNLGCHDIFPYYSKLKHEQHCRFRPYTCPYAGSECSVTGDIPTLVVHLKDDHKVDMHDGCTFNHRYVKSNPHEVENATWMLTVKLSFDMFSSFYQRFLI is encoded by the exons ATGGCTCCTGGAGGCAGTGCTTTGAAAGAAGTCATGGAATCTAATTCAACGGGAATGGATTACGAGGTTAAAACGGCAAAAGTGGAAGTTAATAATAACAAACCTACAAAGCCAGGGAGTGCAGGGATTGGAAAATATGGGATCCATTCGAACAATGGTGTTTACGAGCTTCTTGAATGTCCCGTCTGTACAAATTTAATGTACCCTCCAATTCATCAG TGTCCGAATGGCCACACATTATGTTCAAACTGCAAACTGAGAGTGCAGAACACATGCCCTACATGTCGCTACGAGCTTGGTAACATAAGATGCTTAGCTCTTGAGAAAGTTGCAGAGTCTTTGGAAGTTCCATGCCGGTACCAAAATTTGGGGTGTCATGACATTTTCCCTTACTACAGCAAGCTTAAGCACGAGCAGCATTGCAGGTTTAGGCCTTACACTTGCCCTTATGCTGGTTCTGAGTGTTCGGTTACAGGTGATATCCCTACACTTGTCGTTCATCTCAAAGATGATCATAAAGTCGATATGCATGACGGATGCACCTTCAACCACCGTTATGTAAAGTCAAATCCACATGAGGTCGAAAATGCTACATGGATGCTTACGGTAAAACTTTCTTTcgatatgttttcttctttttatcaaaGGTTTCTAATTTAA
- a CDS encoding Cation efflux family protein: MEVNYCPETPLLSSNDHEAIDHKPKLTGMVSSMKSNFFADLPQKLRSKIDPENPLHLDVSKAAGLKEDEKEYYERQLATLKSFEEVESFLARSDEYTIDEKEEEEDRAERAAQELAMQISNWANIFLLALKIYATVKSGSIAIAASTLDSLLDLMAGGILWFTHLSMKNVNIYKYPIGKLRVQPVGIIIFAAVMATLGFQVLLVAAEQLISNEPSEKMNHVQLIWLYSIMLSATAIKLVLWIYCKSSRNHIVRAYAKDHHFDVVTNVLGLVAAVLANAFYWWLDPTGAILLAIYTIVNWSGTVMENAVSLIGQSAPPEVLQKLTYLVMRQGGDNIKHVDTVRAYTFGVLYFVEVDIELPEDLPLKEAHAIGESLQIKLEELPEVERAFVHLDFECHHKPEHSVLSTIPNDL, translated from the exons ATGGAAGTCAATTATTGTCCGGAAACACCGTTGCTTTCGTCAAACGATCATGAGGCTATTGATCACAAACCAAAGTTAACCGGTATGGTTTCTTCTATGAAATCGAATTTCTTCGCGGATTTGCCTCAAAAACTTCGATCAAAAATCGATCCCGAGAACCCTTTGCACCTTGATGTCTCCAAAGCTGCAGGCCTCAAAGAAG atGAAAAGGAGTACTACGAAAGACAATTGGCAACACTAAAATCCTTTGAAGAAGTAGAAAGTTTCTTAGCTCGATCAGATGAGTATACCATcgatgaaaaagaagaagaagaagatcgagcTGAGAGAGCTGCACAAGAGCTTGCCATGCAAATCTCAAATTGGGCTAACATCTTTTTACTTGCTCTCAAG ATATATGCTACGGTAAAGAGTGGATCCATTGCGATTGCAGCATCTACACTCGACTCATTGCTTGACCTTATGGCGGGAGGAATACTTTGGTTCACACATTTGTCTATGAAGAACGTAAATATCTACAAATATCCTATAGGAAAGCTTAGGGTGCAACCTGTTGGAATCATCATTTTCGCCGCTGTTATGGCTACCCTTG GGTTCCAAGTGCTGCTTGTGGCAGCTGAGCAATTGATTTCAAATGAACCTTCAGAGAAAATGAATCATGTCCAATTGATTTGGTTGTATTCAATCATGCTAAGCGCAACCGCTATTAAACTCGTCTTATGGATCTACTGCAAAAGCTCGAGAAACCATATAGTCCGTGCATATGCAAAG GATCATCACTTTGATGTGGTAACAAATGTTCTTGGATTGGTTGCGGCCGTTCTTGCTAATGCTTTTTACTGGTGGCTCGATCCAACTGGTGCTATTCTCTTAGCCATCTACACTATTGTCAATTGGTCTGGGACTGTTATGGAAAATGCAG tTTCATTGATCGGACAATCAGCTCCTCCAGAAGTACTACAAAAGTTGACATACCTAGTGATGCGACAAGGCGGCGATAATATCAAACATGTGGATACCGTCCGTGCATATACCTTCGgtgttctttattttgtcGAG GTGGATATAGAACTGCCAGAGGATTTGCCATTGAAAGAAGCTCATGCGATTGGTGAATCATTGCAAATAAAGCTTGAAGAACTTCCTGAGGTGGAAAGAGCTTTTGTTCATCTAGATTTTGAGTGTCATCACAAGCCTGAACATTCCGTCCTTTCTACAATCCCCAACGATTTATga